One Halorientalis litorea DNA segment encodes these proteins:
- the carA gene encoding glutamine-hydrolyzing carbamoyl-phosphate synthase small subunit produces the protein MSDAYVAIEGGRVVEARARAPGTTRGELVFTTAYTGYEESLTDPSYEEQILTFSYPLIGNYGVRAERFESDRVQPNGVVARELTDDVAEWLREEGAPAVDNLDTRELVTGIRDEGAMKCGIAAGPDATEEDALAELDQCKHMSDHTDIGAQVSVDELQTHNADGSGATVALVDCGAKGSIADSLVERDATVHVLPYDATEDDVRAVDPDLLFISNGPGDPENFEQAKSVVDAYAGETPLAGICLGQQVVASALGGSTEKMEFGHRGVNQPVRDLRTDKVVMTTQNHGYTVADNGPLEVTQINVNDDTPEGLENDEMDIITRQYHPEANPGPHDSLSFFDDVLAMTEE, from the coding sequence ATGTCGGACGCCTACGTGGCTATCGAGGGTGGACGCGTCGTCGAGGCGCGCGCCCGCGCTCCGGGTACGACCCGCGGTGAACTGGTCTTCACGACTGCCTACACGGGGTACGAGGAGAGCCTGACTGACCCCTCCTACGAGGAACAGATACTGACGTTCTCGTACCCGCTCATCGGCAACTACGGCGTCCGAGCGGAGCGGTTCGAGTCCGACCGCGTCCAGCCGAACGGCGTCGTCGCCCGCGAACTCACCGACGACGTGGCCGAGTGGCTCCGCGAGGAGGGCGCGCCCGCCGTCGACAACCTCGACACGCGCGAACTCGTCACGGGCATCCGCGACGAGGGCGCGATGAAGTGTGGCATCGCCGCCGGCCCCGACGCCACCGAGGAGGACGCGCTGGCCGAACTCGACCAGTGCAAGCACATGTCCGACCACACCGACATCGGCGCGCAGGTCAGCGTCGACGAACTGCAGACGCACAACGCGGACGGGTCGGGTGCGACCGTCGCGCTGGTCGACTGCGGGGCGAAAGGCTCCATCGCCGACTCGCTGGTCGAACGCGACGCGACCGTTCACGTCCTGCCGTACGACGCGACGGAGGACGACGTGCGTGCCGTCGACCCGGACCTGCTGTTCATCTCGAACGGCCCCGGCGACCCCGAGAACTTCGAGCAGGCGAAGTCCGTCGTCGACGCCTACGCCGGCGAGACGCCGCTCGCTGGCATCTGTCTCGGCCAGCAAGTCGTCGCCAGCGCGCTGGGCGGGTCCACCGAGAAGATGGAGTTCGGTCACCGCGGCGTCAACCAGCCGGTCCGTGACCTCCGGACCGACAAAGTCGTGATGACCACGCAGAACCACGGCTACACCGTCGCCGACAACGGTCCCCTCGAAGTCACGCAAATCAACGTCAACGACGACACGCCCGAGGGCCTGGAGAACGACGAGATGGACATCATCACCCGCCAGTACCACCCCGAGGCCAACCCCGGCCCGCACGACTCCCTCTCGTTCTTCGACGACGTGCTGGCGATGACCGAAGAGTAG
- a CDS encoding Lrp/AsnC family transcriptional regulator: protein MDDLDREILSILRRDARIPYTEIADRVGTSEGTVRNRVERMVEEGVIERFTVSTSTGNVKSMIELGVDVNVDTAAVCDRIIEWQEVDFVWQVSGEEDIVLVVDAADTERVNELITRARELDEVVNTKTRLILDERLG, encoded by the coding sequence ATGGACGACTTGGACCGGGAGATACTGAGCATCCTCCGGCGGGACGCACGGATTCCGTACACGGAAATCGCCGACCGGGTGGGCACTTCCGAGGGGACGGTCCGCAACCGCGTCGAGCGGATGGTCGAGGAGGGAGTCATCGAACGGTTCACCGTCTCCACGTCGACTGGAAACGTCAAATCGATGATAGAATTGGGCGTGGACGTGAACGTCGACACTGCCGCCGTCTGTGACCGCATCATCGAGTGGCAGGAAGTCGACTTCGTCTGGCAGGTGTCGGGCGAGGAGGACATCGTCCTCGTCGTGGACGCCGCCGACACCGAACGCGTCAACGAACTCATCACCCGCGCCCGGGAGTTGGACGAAGTCGTCAACACGAAGACGCGACTCATCTTGGACGAACGGCTCGGGTGA
- a CDS encoding helix-turn-helix domain-containing protein, with protein sequence MSNADAPVNVLECATCGNVAVARETVTCCGEAMGASSDAGTDAAGPSLAELLGTVFGMSETEFEVCLCVMEAGAVTVSELAEQTDYDRSIVTRHLNHLADLGVVGKNRRLLEQGGHVYVYTPRGEETVRASLGRQFQTWLRGAAARLGDLDREKVESLADTGTGDPQWKIFHEQ encoded by the coding sequence GTGAGCAACGCCGACGCACCCGTGAACGTACTCGAATGTGCGACCTGTGGGAACGTCGCAGTCGCCCGCGAGACGGTCACCTGCTGTGGCGAAGCGATGGGGGCGTCCAGCGACGCCGGGACGGACGCGGCCGGCCCGTCGCTGGCGGAACTGCTGGGCACCGTCTTCGGGATGTCCGAGACCGAGTTCGAGGTCTGTCTCTGCGTGATGGAAGCCGGCGCGGTGACGGTCTCGGAGTTGGCCGAACAGACGGACTACGACAGGAGCATCGTCACCCGCCATCTCAACCATCTCGCGGACCTCGGGGTGGTCGGGAAGAACCGTCGCCTCCTCGAACAAGGGGGTCACGTGTACGTCTACACGCCGCGGGGCGAGGAGACGGTCAGGGCGAGCCTCGGGCGGCAGTTCCAGACGTGGCTACGCGGGGCTGCCGCCCGGTTGGGAGACCTGGACCGCGAGAAAGTCGAGTCGCTAGCAGACACCGGTACCGGCGACCCGCAGTGGAAAATCTTTCACGAGCAGTGA
- a CDS encoding DUF6789 family protein, with the protein MSTTTETDRRIADPSASWQAGVVGGIVGALGMAALVVGMNTPTVAVAIPSLYGLAPPPNPAAGLFVHVSHGAMLGVVFAALVGTLGVDSPTKTVGLGAGWGVLTWIGLAALVMPVWLGAVGSPASPPFPNFAPPSLLWHLVYGVVLGGVYVALEDTL; encoded by the coding sequence ATGTCTACGACGACAGAAACCGACCGTCGAATCGCCGACCCGAGCGCGTCTTGGCAGGCGGGTGTCGTGGGTGGTATCGTTGGCGCGCTGGGCATGGCCGCGCTCGTCGTGGGGATGAACACGCCCACAGTCGCGGTCGCGATACCGTCGCTGTACGGGCTTGCACCGCCGCCGAACCCCGCGGCCGGGCTGTTCGTTCACGTCTCTCACGGCGCGATGCTGGGCGTGGTCTTCGCGGCACTCGTCGGGACACTCGGTGTCGACTCGCCGACGAAAACCGTCGGGCTCGGTGCCGGGTGGGGCGTCCTGACGTGGATTGGTCTCGCCGCCCTCGTGATGCCGGTCTGGCTCGGTGCGGTCGGCTCCCCCGCCTCACCGCCGTTCCCCAACTTCGCGCCGCCGTCGCTGCTGTGGCATCTCGTCTACGGTGTCGTGCTGGGTGGCGTCTACGTCGCGCTCGAAGACACGCTGTGA
- a CDS encoding NUDIX hydrolase, with amino-acid sequence MNADDGSGTRETLADLDHENAGEDVIRVDADDTAQGTVNRLKAHTGDGIRHRAFTSLLFDQEGNVLLAQRSPDKRLWDTFWDGTVASHPVEGQSQEAATRERLEEELGITPDQYDDLRVTDRFEYKRYYYDEGVEHEVCAVLKATLLDRTLDPDPEEVAGLMWVPYERLHENPRWYRQLRLCPWFEIAMRRDFEE; translated from the coding sequence ATGAATGCAGACGACGGGTCGGGCACGCGGGAGACGCTTGCCGACCTCGACCACGAGAACGCCGGCGAGGACGTGATACGGGTCGACGCGGACGACACCGCACAGGGGACCGTCAACCGCCTGAAAGCACACACCGGCGACGGGATTCGCCACCGCGCGTTCACGTCGCTCCTGTTCGACCAAGAGGGGAACGTCCTGCTGGCACAGCGCAGCCCCGACAAACGTCTCTGGGACACGTTCTGGGACGGTACCGTCGCCTCCCATCCCGTCGAGGGGCAGAGTCAAGAGGCCGCCACCCGGGAGCGGCTCGAGGAGGAGTTGGGCATCACGCCCGACCAGTACGACGACCTGCGGGTGACCGACCGCTTCGAGTACAAACGCTACTACTACGACGAGGGCGTCGAGCACGAGGTCTGTGCCGTGCTGAAGGCTACCCTGCTGGACCGCACACTGGACCCGGACCCCGAGGAAGTTGCCGGGCTGATGTGGGTTCCCTACGAGCGACTGCACGAGAACCCACGCTGGTACCGCCAACTCCGCCTGTGTCCGTGGTTCGAGATAGCGATGCGCCGGGACTTCGAGGAGTAA
- a CDS encoding zinc-binding dehydrogenase, whose protein sequence is MQAVQFSEHGDTDVIEYDDFPDPEPDDDEVLVDVKAGALNHLDVFTRMGLGALGRLDVEMPHIPGSDAAGVVAEVGEDVARFEPGDHVAVSAGLSCGHCEFCRDGEPTLCENFQIIGEHVRGVHSEQTVVPAENLVPVPEHVDWEIAAASPLVFQTAWRMLVTRADLQPGESILVLGASGGVGHAAVQIADYVGAEVYATASTEEKLEYAAEVGADHTINYDAENFADAIADVTDERGVDVVVDHIGKATWQDSLDSLAKGGRIVTCGATTGRDPETDLNAIFWNQYEIHGSTMGTPGEVDDVLELVWKGEFEPRIRETLPMSETARAHEIISNREGFGKVVVVPDSEL, encoded by the coding sequence ATGCAGGCAGTTCAGTTCTCGGAACACGGCGACACGGACGTAATCGAGTACGACGATTTCCCGGACCCCGAACCCGACGACGACGAGGTACTCGTGGATGTCAAGGCCGGTGCCCTGAACCACCTCGATGTCTTCACCCGGATGGGACTGGGCGCGCTCGGTCGTCTCGACGTGGAGATGCCACACATCCCCGGGAGCGACGCGGCGGGCGTCGTCGCGGAAGTCGGCGAGGACGTAGCACGGTTCGAACCCGGTGACCACGTCGCCGTCTCCGCGGGACTGTCCTGTGGCCACTGTGAGTTCTGCCGCGACGGCGAGCCGACACTCTGTGAGAACTTCCAGATTATCGGCGAACACGTCCGCGGCGTCCACAGCGAGCAGACCGTGGTGCCAGCCGAGAACCTCGTCCCGGTTCCCGAACACGTCGACTGGGAGATCGCGGCCGCGTCCCCGCTGGTCTTCCAGACGGCGTGGCGGATGCTCGTGACGCGAGCGGACCTCCAACCCGGCGAGTCCATCCTCGTCCTCGGAGCCAGCGGCGGCGTCGGGCACGCCGCAGTCCAAATCGCCGACTACGTGGGTGCGGAGGTGTACGCCACCGCGAGTACCGAGGAGAAACTGGAGTACGCCGCCGAAGTCGGTGCGGACCACACAATCAACTACGACGCGGAGAACTTCGCCGACGCCATCGCCGACGTCACCGACGAGCGCGGCGTCGATGTCGTCGTCGACCACATCGGCAAGGCCACCTGGCAGGACTCCCTCGACAGCCTCGCGAAGGGTGGCCGTATCGTCACCTGCGGCGCGACGACGGGCCGGGACCCCGAGACGGACCTGAACGCCATCTTCTGGAACCAGTACGAGATACACGGGTCGACGATGGGGACGCCCGGCGAAGTCGACGACGTGCTCGAACTCGTCTGGAAGGGTGAGTTCGAACCGCGCATCCGTGAGACGCTGCCGATGAGCGAGACGGCCCGCGCTCACGAGATAATCTCGAACCGTGAGGGCTTCGGCAAGGTGGTCGTCGTCCCCGACAGCGAACTGTGA
- a CDS encoding MogA/MoaB family molybdenum cofactor biosynthesis protein, which translates to MVDFQSRDTGRGTDAEDDGTDAETDGTESEHGAHGHEDHDHHAHDKRDLGVAVVTVSSSRTRETDPSGERIQSAVEAAGHEVVSRDVIRDDHDGVQNAIDALAGRSDVDCVVTTGGTGVTPDDVTIEAVTPLFDKELPGFGELFRRLSYDDIGTKVVGTRATAGIDGDTAVFCLPGSEDAARLGTEEIIVEEAPHLVGLAQRE; encoded by the coding sequence ATGGTCGATTTCCAGTCACGCGACACCGGACGCGGTACCGACGCCGAGGACGACGGGACGGACGCCGAGACGGACGGCACCGAGTCCGAGCACGGGGCACATGGCCACGAAGACCACGACCACCACGCACACGACAAGCGTGACCTCGGCGTGGCCGTCGTCACCGTCTCTTCGTCGCGGACCCGCGAGACGGACCCGTCGGGTGAACGAATCCAGTCCGCCGTCGAGGCGGCGGGGCACGAGGTCGTCTCTCGGGACGTGATACGCGACGACCACGACGGCGTGCAGAACGCAATCGACGCACTCGCCGGACGGTCGGACGTGGACTGTGTCGTCACGACAGGCGGGACCGGAGTCACGCCCGACGACGTGACCATCGAGGCCGTGACACCGCTTTTCGACAAGGAACTCCCGGGATTCGGCGAACTCTTCCGGCGGTTGTCCTACGACGACATCGGGACGAAAGTCGTCGGGACGCGCGCGACAGCGGGCATCGACGGCGACACGGCGGTGTTCTGTCTCCCCGGGAGCGAGGACGCCGCGCGGTTGGGGACCGAGGAGATAATCGTCGAGGAGGCCCCACATCTGGTGGGGTTGGCACAGCGGGAGTGA
- a CDS encoding cupin domain-containing protein, which produces MALDRLPALDPADGEVLDEELAVTDDVLVKVFALGPGARIDPHEHADAANVFHVLAGTVTVRQDGETERVSAPGVVFNDRGQSHGARNDTDAVATLTASLCPLPGQ; this is translated from the coding sequence ATGGCACTCGACAGACTGCCGGCCCTCGACCCGGCCGACGGCGAGGTACTCGACGAAGAACTCGCGGTCACCGACGACGTACTGGTGAAAGTGTTCGCGCTCGGTCCCGGGGCGCGCATCGACCCGCACGAACACGCCGACGCCGCGAACGTGTTCCACGTCCTCGCGGGGACGGTGACGGTCCGACAGGACGGCGAAACCGAACGCGTCTCCGCGCCCGGCGTCGTGTTCAACGACCGCGGCCAATCCCACGGCGCGCGCAACGACACCGACGCGGTGGCGACGCTGACGGCCAGCCTCTGTCCCCTCCCCGGCCAGTAG
- a CDS encoding MBL fold metallo-hydrolase has translation MVTRLAEDVWWYDLTGVNAYLVDDGGTLTLVDTGNPWDGRRVVLGVTDAGYAVTDVERVLLTHYDFDHVGGLAQVHGLDATVYVGAADAPLVRGTERPPLGNHKGLLQAVSSPFVGVPDCPVETVADGDEIGSFTVYHTPGHTPGHVAYISEDLSTAFLGDMVREASGELHASPWVMSYDTARVTESVRDFAARTPEFAVAAMGHGTPFSRRGSERIANLAASLA, from the coding sequence ATGGTCACGCGACTCGCCGAAGACGTGTGGTGGTACGACCTGACCGGGGTGAACGCGTACCTCGTCGACGACGGCGGGACGCTGACGCTCGTGGACACGGGCAACCCGTGGGACGGCCGCCGGGTCGTCCTCGGCGTCACCGACGCCGGGTACGCGGTCACCGACGTGGAGCGAGTCCTCCTCACCCACTACGACTTCGACCACGTGGGCGGCCTCGCGCAGGTTCACGGCCTCGACGCGACGGTGTACGTCGGTGCGGCCGACGCACCGCTGGTCCGCGGGACCGAGCGGCCGCCGCTCGGAAACCACAAGGGACTGTTGCAGGCTGTTTCCTCGCCGTTCGTCGGCGTTCCCGACTGCCCCGTCGAGACAGTCGCGGACGGCGACGAAATCGGGTCGTTCACCGTCTACCACACTCCCGGCCACACGCCGGGCCACGTCGCGTACATCAGCGAGGACCTGTCGACGGCGTTCCTCGGCGACATGGTGCGCGAAGCGAGCGGGGAGCTACACGCCTCGCCGTGGGTGATGAGCTACGACACGGCGCGGGTGACCGAGAGTGTCCGCGACTTCGCGGCGCGGACACCCGAGTTCGCGGTGGCGGCGATGGGACACGGCACGCCGTTCAGTCGGCGTGGGAGCGAGCGAATCGCGAACCTCGCGGCGTCACTCGCGTGA
- a CDS encoding DUF7126 family protein, which produces MNAVIAGPDDHDLGTALSEAGLTVTRAAGTANRPALEEAGILDAAVLVLTETVLATSIPVAKDLNTDLKVVVYADDSLPEFAKGQADLLLDPSLFSPSAVAEELADEFSRE; this is translated from the coding sequence ATGAACGCAGTCATCGCCGGTCCCGACGACCACGACCTCGGGACCGCACTGTCGGAGGCCGGACTCACCGTCACGCGGGCCGCGGGGACCGCCAACCGCCCGGCACTGGAGGAGGCGGGCATCCTCGACGCGGCCGTCCTCGTCCTCACGGAGACGGTCCTCGCCACCTCGATTCCGGTCGCGAAGGACCTCAACACCGACCTCAAGGTGGTCGTCTACGCCGACGACTCCCTGCCGGAGTTTGCGAAGGGACAGGCCGACCTCCTGCTCGACCCCTCGCTGTTCTCTCCGAGTGCCGTCGCCGAGGAACTCGCCGACGAGTTCTCACGCGAGTGA
- a CDS encoding PH domain-containing protein: protein MPSVDLPGRPTPLRPGVRALPVLNPLAIAVAGLVYGLLLAVVLSLWVGLGAFVNVPSPSLSLQTALAVWLAGCGLAVVRDAARKVQTSVTITPGWITRAHGAASVTVPRNEVTNVRIRASLVDRLAGTATVDIYDADGHRLRLPRVRDRDAVERALSGDRSDERHDDGVVGGRET, encoded by the coding sequence ATGCCGTCAGTCGACCTGCCCGGCCGTCCGACACCGCTTCGACCCGGCGTCCGGGCACTCCCCGTCCTGAACCCGCTCGCCATCGCCGTCGCCGGACTCGTGTACGGTCTCCTCCTCGCAGTCGTCCTGTCGCTGTGGGTGGGGCTGGGAGCGTTCGTCAACGTCCCGTCCCCCTCTCTGTCACTCCAGACCGCACTCGCCGTGTGGCTCGCCGGGTGCGGACTGGCTGTCGTCCGGGACGCCGCTCGGAAGGTACAGACGTCGGTCACGATTACGCCGGGCTGGATAACCCGCGCGCACGGGGCGGCGTCGGTGACGGTTCCGCGGAACGAGGTGACGAACGTCCGGATACGGGCGTCGCTCGTCGACCGTCTCGCGGGGACGGCGACGGTCGATATCTACGACGCCGATGGCCACCGGCTTCGGTTGCCCCGCGTACGTGACCGGGATGCGGTCGAGCGGGCACTCTCCGGGGACCGGTCGGACGAGCGTCACGACGACGGAGTTGTCGGTGGCCGAGAGACGTGA
- the guaA gene encoding glutamine-hydrolyzing GMP synthase, translating into MVDVESFIPEAKAEIADAIGDENAVIALSGGVDSSTAAALAYEAVGDQLTPVYVDTGLMRKGETDQIRETFDYMDSLRIVEAQDRFLDALDGVTDPEEKRHAIGEQFIREFETVARNVDADYLVQGTIYPDRIESEGTIKSHHNVGGLPEVVDFEGIVEPMRDLYKDEVREVARELDLEEIIAERMPFPGPGLAVRILGEVTEEKLDVAREANHVVEEELEDHDPWQALAAVIGKATGVKGDNRVHGWVVAVRSVESRDGMTARAQDVDWDTLQRIQSRITGENENVSRVLYDVTHKPPATIEYE; encoded by the coding sequence ATGGTCGACGTCGAGTCGTTCATCCCCGAGGCGAAGGCCGAAATCGCAGACGCCATCGGCGACGAAAACGCCGTCATCGCGCTCTCTGGCGGTGTCGACTCCTCGACGGCCGCCGCCTTGGCCTACGAGGCGGTCGGCGACCAACTGACCCCGGTGTACGTCGACACCGGCCTGATGCGCAAGGGCGAGACCGACCAGATACGCGAGACGTTCGACTACATGGACTCGCTCCGCATCGTGGAGGCACAGGACCGCTTCCTCGACGCCCTCGACGGTGTCACCGACCCGGAGGAGAAACGCCACGCCATCGGCGAGCAGTTCATCCGCGAGTTCGAGACGGTGGCCCGCAACGTGGACGCCGACTACCTCGTACAAGGGACCATCTACCCGGACCGCATCGAGAGCGAGGGGACCATCAAATCCCACCACAACGTCGGCGGCCTGCCCGAAGTGGTCGACTTCGAGGGCATCGTCGAACCGATGCGGGACCTCTACAAGGACGAGGTGCGGGAGGTGGCCCGCGAACTCGACCTCGAAGAGATAATCGCCGAGCGGATGCCGTTCCCCGGTCCCGGCCTCGCGGTCCGCATCCTCGGTGAGGTCACCGAGGAGAAACTCGACGTGGCGCGCGAAGCCAACCACGTCGTCGAGGAGGAACTCGAAGACCACGACCCGTGGCAGGCCCTCGCCGCCGTCATCGGGAAAGCCACCGGGGTCAAAGGTGACAACCGCGTCCACGGCTGGGTCGTCGCCGTCCGGTCCGTCGAGTCCCGTGACGGGATGACCGCCCGGGCACAGGACGTCGACTGGGACACGCTCCAGCGTATCCAGAGCCGCATCACCGGCGAGAACGAGAACGTCTCGCGGGTGCTGTACGACGTGACCCACAAGCCGCCCGCGACCATCGAGTACGAGTAA
- the pyrG gene encoding glutamine hydrolyzing CTP synthase, with the protein MPTEPETNYDPTMGRKFIFVTGGVMSGLGKGITAASTGRLLANAGFDVTAVKIDPYLNVDAGTMNPYQHGEVYVLKDGGEVDLDLGNYERFLDIDMTFDHNVTTGKVYQHVIEKERAGDYLGKTVQIIPHITDDIKRRVREAAEGHDVCIVEVGGTVGDIEGMPFLEALRQFAHEEDDEDILFTHVTLVPYSKNGEQKTKPTQHSVKELRSIGLQPDILVGRCEDRLDAETKEKIALFCDVSTDAVFSNPDVEDIYHVPLMVEEEGLDEYVMERLDLASEALPEPERDNGWRDLVTRDTTGEVDIALVGKYGLEDAYISIHESLKHAGLETGVEVNTTWVHSEDLADGHDGQLDDIDGVVVPGGFGSRGIQGKIAACRYARENDLPYLGLCLGFQMAVVEYARNVLGLEGAHSAEIAPDTPHPVIDLLPEQYDLEDMGGTMRLGAHETDIETGTLAHEVYGDTSCTERHRHRYEVNPEYIDDLEDAGLVFSGRTNNRMEILELPDHPYFFGTQFHPEFRSRPGRASPPFVGLLEGILDADAVRSEEVEA; encoded by the coding sequence ATGCCGACGGAACCAGAGACGAACTACGACCCGACGATGGGTCGAAAGTTCATTTTCGTAACCGGGGGTGTGATGTCCGGTCTGGGCAAGGGCATCACAGCCGCGAGTACAGGGCGCTTGCTCGCCAACGCCGGGTTCGACGTGACGGCCGTCAAGATAGATCCCTATCTCAACGTCGACGCTGGCACGATGAACCCGTATCAACACGGCGAGGTGTACGTGTTGAAAGACGGCGGGGAGGTCGACCTCGATTTGGGGAACTACGAGCGGTTCCTCGACATCGACATGACCTTCGACCACAACGTCACGACGGGGAAAGTCTACCAGCACGTCATCGAGAAGGAACGGGCTGGCGACTACCTCGGGAAGACGGTCCAGATAATCCCACACATCACCGACGACATCAAGCGGCGCGTCCGCGAGGCCGCCGAGGGGCACGACGTATGCATCGTCGAAGTCGGCGGCACCGTTGGGGACATCGAGGGGATGCCGTTCCTCGAAGCTCTCCGGCAGTTCGCCCACGAGGAAGACGACGAGGACATTCTCTTTACCCACGTCACTCTCGTCCCGTACTCGAAAAACGGCGAGCAGAAAACCAAGCCGACCCAACACTCGGTCAAGGAACTCCGGTCCATCGGCCTCCAACCGGACATCCTCGTCGGCCGCTGTGAGGACAGACTCGACGCCGAGACGAAGGAGAAAATCGCCCTGTTCTGCGACGTGTCGACCGACGCCGTCTTCTCGAACCCGGACGTCGAAGACATCTATCACGTCCCGCTGATGGTCGAAGAGGAGGGACTCGACGAGTACGTGATGGAACGACTCGACTTGGCCAGCGAGGCCCTGCCAGAGCCGGAACGGGACAACGGGTGGCGCGACCTCGTGACCCGCGACACGACCGGCGAAGTAGATATTGCCCTCGTCGGAAAGTACGGGTTGGAGGACGCCTACATCTCGATTCACGAGTCGCTGAAACACGCCGGTCTCGAAACGGGCGTCGAGGTGAACACCACGTGGGTCCACTCGGAGGACCTCGCGGACGGGCACGACGGCCAACTCGACGACATCGACGGCGTGGTCGTCCCCGGCGGCTTCGGGTCGCGGGGAATTCAGGGGAAGATAGCCGCGTGCCGGTACGCGCGCGAGAACGACCTCCCGTACCTCGGGCTGTGTCTCGGCTTTCAGATGGCCGTCGTCGAGTACGCCCGGAACGTCCTCGGACTGGAGGGTGCACACTCGGCCGAAATCGCCCCCGACACTCCGCATCCGGTCATCGACCTCCTGCCCGAGCAGTACGACCTCGAGGACATGGGCGGGACGATGCGCCTCGGCGCGCACGAGACTGACATCGAGACGGGGACGCTCGCACACGAAGTGTACGGCGACACGTCCTGTACGGAACGGCACCGCCACCGCTACGAGGTCAACCCCGAGTACATCGACGACCTCGAAGACGCGGGGCTGGTCTTCTCCGGCCGTACGAACAACCGCATGGAGATTCTGGAACTCCCCGACCACCCGTACTTCTTCGGGACGCAGTTCCACCCCGAGTTCCGTTCCCGGCCCGGGCGGGCGAGTCCGCCCTTCGTGGGGCTACTGGAGGGGATTCTGGACGCAGACGCCGTCCGCTCAGAGGAGGTCGAAGCCTGA
- a CDS encoding PKD domain-containing protein encodes MHKAVLSAAVAVMLLAGVVGGATANESPLADAGLDQSAETGETVRLDASGSRDPDGSISSYRWEIERPDGATTTPDCAGCAATTFTPTRGGQYNLTVTVTDDDGATQSDTLYVTVNNTTTATSEGPSVSLGGPDTPRIGRPASYTATVSAGDVPPDEIAWYVDGRRVGSRSLDDGGQTTRQHTFSRPTTQVVRVNVTDTAGRTATATLSVSPRQFGTDEGDDGGGGGNPGDYYDPQASGGQGAWIDTTRDAEGNMVAESQDGRTEADAINYIQNNGVASNTYSNPGDSPTTSDVNGAVGENDLPTTADGYNDDSNYDRGGRDGGGGEETYSAGGVEFSL; translated from the coding sequence ATGCACAAGGCCGTGTTGTCCGCCGCCGTCGCGGTAATGCTCCTCGCGGGCGTCGTTGGCGGAGCAACAGCTAACGAGTCGCCGCTGGCGGACGCCGGACTCGACCAGTCCGCAGAGACTGGAGAGACGGTCAGACTCGACGCCAGCGGGTCCCGCGACCCGGACGGGAGCATCAGCTCCTACCGGTGGGAAATCGAACGGCCCGACGGGGCGACGACGACACCCGACTGTGCCGGTTGTGCCGCGACGACGTTCACGCCGACTCGCGGGGGACAGTACAACCTCACCGTGACCGTCACCGACGACGACGGCGCGACGCAGTCGGACACCCTGTACGTGACCGTCAACAACACGACGACGGCGACGAGCGAAGGGCCGTCGGTGTCACTCGGCGGCCCCGACACGCCGCGGATCGGTCGCCCGGCGAGTTACACTGCTACCGTCAGTGCCGGCGATGTGCCACCCGACGAGATAGCGTGGTACGTCGACGGCCGACGGGTCGGCAGTCGGAGCCTCGACGACGGCGGGCAGACGACGCGCCAGCACACGTTCAGCCGACCGACCACGCAAGTTGTGCGCGTGAACGTCACCGACACCGCCGGCCGAACGGCGACGGCGACGCTCAGTGTGAGCCCCCGACAGTTCGGAACCGACGAGGGCGACGACGGCGGCGGTGGCGGTAATCCCGGCGACTACTACGACCCGCAAGCATCCGGCGGGCAAGGAGCGTGGATTGACACGACACGCGACGCAGAGGGGAACATGGTCGCCGAGAGCCAGGACGGCCGCACCGAGGCAGATGCCATCAACTACATCCAGAACAACGGCGTCGCGTCGAACACGTACAGTAATCCCGGCGACAGTCCGACTACGAGTGATGTCAACGGAGCAGTCGGGGAGAACGACCTGCCCACTACCGCCGACGGGTACAACGACGACAGTAATTACGATAGAGGCGGCAGAGATGGTGGTGGCGGTGAGGAGACTTACTCGGCTGGCGGTGTCGAGTTTTCATTGTAA